In Amycolatopsis coloradensis, one genomic interval encodes:
- a CDS encoding CoA transferase: protein MTQTATGPLDGVRVIDLSTVVMGPYAAQILGDLGADVIKIESPADTVRVGRFRTTPGMTPLNLNVNRNKRSVALNLKDEEEREQALKLIDTADVLITNMRPGALSRLGLNHADLAARNPGLIYAHAQGFRGDSDRAGNAAYDETVQASSGLVDVANRALGKPVYLPTIIGDKVSSLTIAYTVLAALVHRDRTGEGQRVEIPMTDTLIAFNLVEHLAGHVFEPAEGPTGFGPSLNPGHQAVHTKDGMACVIPYNPRNFRDFFHAAGRPELAEDPRVNGDAIDGADHEALAAMIAECAPALTTEEWTEVCAKHSIPMAPVLELDKAQDDEYVRDGHLLDVVEHPSEGSIRTIGIPVKFSATPGSVRRLAPLPGQDTEEVLRELATTR from the coding sequence ATGACTCAGACCGCCACCGGCCCACTGGACGGCGTTCGCGTGATCGACCTCTCGACCGTGGTCATGGGGCCGTACGCCGCGCAGATCCTCGGCGACCTCGGCGCCGACGTGATCAAGATCGAGTCCCCCGCCGACACCGTGCGGGTGGGCAGGTTCCGCACGACACCGGGGATGACGCCGCTCAACCTGAACGTGAACCGCAACAAGCGCAGCGTCGCCCTCAACCTCAAGGACGAAGAGGAGCGCGAGCAGGCACTCAAGCTGATCGACACCGCCGACGTGCTGATCACCAACATGCGCCCCGGCGCGCTGAGCAGGCTCGGCCTGAACCACGCAGACCTCGCCGCGCGCAATCCCGGCCTGATCTACGCCCACGCGCAAGGGTTCCGCGGTGACTCCGACCGCGCGGGGAACGCCGCCTACGACGAGACCGTGCAGGCGTCGTCCGGGCTGGTCGACGTCGCGAACCGCGCACTGGGCAAGCCGGTCTACCTGCCGACGATCATCGGAGACAAGGTCTCCTCCCTGACCATCGCCTACACCGTGCTCGCCGCGCTGGTGCACCGTGACCGGACCGGCGAGGGCCAGCGGGTCGAGATCCCCATGACCGACACGCTGATCGCGTTCAACCTCGTCGAACACCTCGCCGGGCACGTCTTCGAGCCCGCGGAGGGCCCGACCGGCTTCGGCCCGTCGCTGAATCCGGGCCACCAGGCGGTGCACACCAAGGACGGCATGGCCTGCGTGATCCCGTACAACCCGCGGAACTTCCGTGACTTCTTCCACGCCGCCGGACGGCCGGAACTGGCCGAGGACCCACGGGTCAACGGCGACGCGATCGACGGCGCCGACCACGAGGCGCTGGCCGCGATGATCGCCGAATGCGCCCCGGCGCTGACCACCGAGGAGTGGACCGAGGTCTGCGCGAAGCACAGCATCCCGATGGCCCCCGTCCTCGAACTCGACAAGGCGCAGGACGACGAATACGTCCGCGACGGCCACCTGCTCGACGTCGTCGAGCACCCGAGCGAGGGCTCGATCCGCACCATCGGCATCCCGGTGAAGTTCTCCGCGACCCCCGGCTCCGTCCGGCGGCTGGCTCCCCTGCCGGGACAGGACACCGAAGAAGTCCTGCGCGAACTCGCCACCACTCGCTGA